Proteins from a genomic interval of Sporomusaceae bacterium:
- a CDS encoding glycosyltransferase family protein, translating to MRTAIIVQARMTSTRLPGKILKEVLGKPLLAYQLERLARVRRAGTVVIATTVNAADEPVAALCARLGVPCFRGSENDVLSRYYFAAAEHGADTVVRVTSDCPLIDPAVIDQVIALYEDNYPRYAYASNIGARTYPRGMDTEVFPFSALAAAHAEAVLPGDREHVTPFIRRENVRFPAANLSYGCDASGHRWTVDTPEDFMLIEKMLTALYSHNPAFTLEDCLDLLAANPGWSAINEHIRQKEG from the coding sequence ATGAGGACGGCGATTATCGTCCAGGCCCGCATGACTTCGACCCGCCTGCCGGGCAAGATTTTGAAGGAGGTCCTCGGCAAGCCGCTGCTGGCATACCAGCTCGAGCGGCTGGCGAGGGTGCGGCGGGCGGGGACGGTCGTGATCGCTACGACGGTCAACGCCGCCGACGAGCCGGTGGCGGCGCTGTGCGCCCGTCTGGGCGTGCCCTGCTTCCGTGGCTCGGAGAACGATGTGCTGTCCCGCTACTATTTCGCCGCCGCCGAGCACGGCGCCGACACGGTCGTGCGGGTGACGTCGGATTGCCCGCTGATCGACCCGGCGGTGATCGACCAGGTCATCGCCCTGTATGAGGATAATTACCCCCGCTACGCCTACGCCTCGAACATCGGCGCGCGGACATATCCGCGGGGGATGGATACCGAGGTTTTTCCTTTTTCCGCCCTGGCGGCCGCTCACGCCGAGGCCGTCCTCCCTGGCGACCGCGAGCATGTCACTCCTTTTATCCGCCGGGAGAACGTACGCTTCCCGGCCGCCAACCTCAGCTACGGCTGCGACGCCAGCGGTCATCGCTGGACGGTCGACACCCCCGAGGATTTTATGCTGATCGAGAAGATGCTGACCGCGCTTTATTCGCACAATCCCGCCTTTACCCTGGAGGACTGCCTGGACCTGCTGGCCGCCAATCCGGGGTGGAGCGCGATCAACGAGCATATCAGGCAGAAAGAAGGCTGA
- a CDS encoding CGGC domain-containing protein codes for MVRLGILGYSKLAAINGEVYDLAKAAQEAKGVFKELGPVELVGCVTCNGYPGKRIIDGARLLAKWGADIIAFSAGGKIGAGEYSRHNERILKELSEQMRTTIIIDCGRGIGV; via the coding sequence GTGGTTAGGCTGGGGATACTGGGGTACTCCAAACTCGCCGCTATAAACGGGGAAGTTTACGATCTTGCAAAAGCGGCGCAAGAAGCGAAAGGCGTCTTCAAAGAACTGGGCCCGGTGGAACTTGTAGGCTGCGTGACCTGTAACGGCTATCCGGGAAAAAGGATAATAGACGGCGCCAGACTGTTGGCAAAATGGGGGGCGGACATCATCGCCTTCTCGGCCGGCGGCAAAATAGGCGCCGGCGAGTATAGCCGGCATAACGAGCGCATCCTCAAAGAGCTTTCCGAGCAGATGCGGACGACGATTATTATCGACTGCGGCCGCGGCATCGGCGTTTAG
- a CDS encoding flagellar protein: MNLTNCIECGGLCVENPSKLCNNCIRAEEEAEDKVAEYLRNADRATLDDINKATGVKHKIILRMLKRGRIFSDAIISYPCETCGAPINEGRVCTSCSKNIVGQVKHEEWKPEKRPESTRKDEKMYTKDIIQRK, from the coding sequence ATGAACCTTACAAACTGTATCGAATGCGGCGGCCTATGTGTCGAAAATCCCTCCAAGCTTTGCAACAACTGTATTCGTGCCGAGGAAGAAGCGGAAGACAAGGTGGCCGAATACTTACGAAACGCCGACAGGGCAACCTTGGACGATATCAACAAGGCCACCGGCGTAAAACACAAAATAATCCTTCGGATGCTCAAACGCGGCCGGATATTCAGCGACGCCATCATCAGCTACCCGTGCGAAACCTGTGGCGCGCCCATCAACGAAGGCCGCGTATGCACCAGCTGCAGCAAAAACATCGTCGGGCAGGTAAAGCACGAGGAATGGAAGCCCGAGAAACGGCCGGAATCGACGCGCAAAGACGAGAAGATGTACACCAAAGACATCATCCAGCGAAAATAA
- the pseC gene encoding UDP-4-amino-4,6-dideoxy-N-acetyl-beta-L-altrosamine transaminase encodes MKPIPYARQNIDAADVAAVTEALNSDWLTQGPAVERFEQAVAAYCGAKYAVAVNSATSALHIACLAAGVGHGDAVWTTPNTFVASANCALYCGADVDFVDIDATTYNMSEAELADKLARAREGGRLPKAVVPVDFSGQSCAMERIAALAQDFGFSVIEDASHAIGATYRGDKIGACRYAAMTVFSFHAVKIITSGEGGMITTNNRELYERLVLLRSHGITRDTAKMAGESHGPWYYEQIGLGYNYRMTDIQAALGASQLARIDEFVARRRALAARYDALLGGLPLTLPWQREKDASAWHLYVVRLKLDKIAKSHRQVFEELRAAGIGVNLHYIPVHTQPYYQGLGFRAGDFPAAERYYAEAISLPMYFGLSDEQQDYVAATLAKVLA; translated from the coding sequence ATGAAGCCTATTCCCTATGCCCGGCAAAATATCGACGCCGCCGACGTGGCGGCGGTGACGGAGGCGCTCAATTCGGACTGGCTGACTCAGGGGCCGGCGGTGGAGCGGTTCGAGCAGGCGGTGGCCGCGTATTGCGGCGCCAAATACGCCGTGGCGGTGAACAGCGCGACTTCGGCGCTGCATATTGCCTGCCTGGCGGCCGGCGTCGGCCACGGCGATGCGGTGTGGACGACGCCCAATACGTTCGTGGCGTCGGCGAATTGCGCCCTGTACTGCGGGGCTGACGTGGATTTCGTCGATATCGACGCAACGACTTACAACATGAGCGAGGCCGAGCTGGCGGACAAGCTGGCCCGCGCCCGCGAGGGCGGCCGGCTGCCCAAGGCCGTCGTGCCTGTAGATTTTTCCGGTCAGTCTTGCGCCATGGAGCGGATCGCCGCCCTTGCGCAAGATTTTGGTTTTTCGGTTATCGAGGATGCTTCGCACGCCATCGGCGCTACTTACCGGGGCGACAAGATCGGGGCATGCCGCTACGCCGCTATGACGGTGTTCAGTTTCCACGCCGTGAAGATCATCACGTCCGGCGAGGGCGGCATGATTACGACCAATAACCGCGAGCTGTACGAGCGGCTGGTGCTGCTGCGCAGCCACGGCATAACCCGCGATACCGCCAAGATGGCGGGCGAAAGCCACGGGCCGTGGTACTACGAGCAGATCGGCCTGGGCTATAATTACCGCATGACCGATATCCAGGCAGCGCTGGGAGCCAGCCAACTGGCGAGGATCGACGAATTCGTGGCCCGCCGGCGGGCGCTGGCGGCGCGCTACGACGCGCTGCTCGGCGGCCTGCCGCTGACGCTGCCGTGGCAGCGGGAGAAGGACGCCTCGGCCTGGCACCTGTATGTGGTGCGGCTTAAGCTCGATAAAATCGCCAAGAGCCACCGCCAGGTATTCGAGGAGCTCCGCGCCGCGGGCATCGGCGTGAACCTTCATTATATCCCCGTGCATACGCAGCCGTATTATCAGGGCCTCGGCTTCAGGGCGGGCGATTTTCCGGCCGCCGAGCGGTACTACGCCGAGGCGATCAGCCTGCCGATGTATTTCGGCCTGAGCGACGAACAGCAGGACTATGTGGCGGCGACGCTCGCGAAGGTGCTGGCATGA
- the pseI gene encoding pseudaminic acid synthase: MNDVTIAGRKIGAGHKPFIVAEMSGNHNQSLDRALDIVRAAARAGADGLKIQTYTADTMTLDVTDRDDFVIRDSNSLWKGNSLYRLYQQAYTPWEWHKPILDLCRELGLVGFSTPFDASSVDFLEELAVPCYKIASFENSDIPLLRKVGSLGKPVIVSTGMASIAELDEAVRTLRDAGSGEIILLKCTSSYPSTPENSNILTIPHMRDLFGCQTGLSDHTMGIGAAVASVALGATVIEKHFTLSRADGGVDSAFSLEPAELAALAVETERAWQSLGQVSYGLSASEESSRRFRRSLYVARDIKAGETLTADNIRCIRPGYGLAPKYYDLVLGRLAGRDLAKGTPLTWDCLR, encoded by the coding sequence ATGAACGACGTTACCATCGCCGGCCGGAAGATCGGCGCGGGCCACAAGCCTTTCATCGTGGCCGAGATGTCCGGCAACCACAACCAGTCGCTGGACCGGGCCCTGGACATCGTGCGCGCCGCCGCCCGGGCGGGGGCCGACGGCCTGAAGATCCAGACCTATACCGCCGATACCATGACCCTCGACGTGACCGACCGGGACGACTTCGTCATCCGCGACAGCAACAGCCTGTGGAAGGGCAACAGCCTGTACAGGCTCTATCAGCAGGCCTACACCCCGTGGGAGTGGCACAAGCCCATCCTCGATCTCTGCCGCGAGCTGGGGCTGGTCGGGTTCAGCACGCCGTTCGACGCTTCGTCGGTCGATTTCCTCGAGGAACTGGCTGTGCCCTGCTATAAGATCGCGTCGTTCGAGAATAGCGACATCCCCCTGCTCCGCAAGGTGGGCTCGCTCGGCAAGCCGGTGATAGTGTCGACCGGCATGGCGTCGATCGCCGAGCTGGACGAGGCGGTGCGGACGCTGCGCGACGCCGGCAGCGGCGAGATCATCCTCCTCAAGTGCACGAGTAGTTATCCGTCGACCCCCGAGAATTCCAACATCCTGACAATTCCCCATATGCGCGACCTGTTCGGCTGCCAGACGGGGCTGTCCGACCACACGATGGGCATCGGCGCGGCCGTCGCTTCGGTGGCCCTGGGGGCGACGGTTATCGAGAAGCATTTTACCCTCAGCCGCGCCGACGGCGGCGTCGATTCGGCCTTTTCCCTCGAGCCGGCCGAGTTGGCCGCCCTGGCCGTCGAGACGGAGCGGGCCTGGCAGAGCCTGGGGCAGGTGAGCTACGGCCTGTCGGCGAGCGAGGAGAGCTCGCGCCGCTTCCGGCGGTCGCTGTATGTGGCCCGCGATATCAAGGCCGGCGAGACGCTTACCGCCGACAACATCCGCTGCATCCGGCCCGGTTACGGGCTGGCGCCGAAGTATTACGATCTGGTCCTCGGCCGCCTGGCCGGTCGCGACCTGGCGAAAGGCACGCCACTGACCTGGGACTGCCTCCGCTGA
- a CDS encoding HD domain-containing phosphohydrolase, which produces MLTLMQAVENGANAAETLQEIVPILMRLIELKNPKLYLHSQQVANYAVSIAAKMRLPRDEIERIRVAAILHDVGQLTVPNAVLAKLPYLSTRELSVYKNHCSAGSAMLENIPACQEIVPYIRYHHERWDGQGYPKRLKGVNIPLGARIIAVANHYDRFINPCTQHWVKTKKEAVRELHDHSGTAFDHDVVRAFVDSLG; this is translated from the coding sequence ATGCTTACCCTTATGCAGGCTGTGGAAAACGGCGCCAATGCCGCCGAGACGCTTCAGGAGATCGTTCCCATCCTGATGCGGCTGATAGAATTAAAGAACCCCAAGCTCTACCTGCACAGCCAGCAAGTGGCGAACTATGCCGTCAGCATAGCCGCCAAGATGCGTTTGCCGCGGGATGAGATCGAGCGTATCAGGGTTGCCGCCATCCTTCACGATGTCGGTCAGTTGACTGTGCCCAACGCGGTGCTGGCGAAGCTGCCGTATCTGTCGACGCGGGAGCTGAGCGTGTATAAGAACCATTGCAGCGCCGGCAGCGCGATGCTGGAGAATATCCCCGCCTGCCAGGAGATCGTGCCTTATATAAGGTACCATCACGAGCGCTGGGACGGTCAGGGGTACCCGAAACGCCTCAAGGGGGTCAATATCCCCCTCGGCGCCCGCATCATCGCGGTGGCCAACCACTACGACCGGTTCATCAATCCCTGCACTCAGCATTGGGTGAAGACGAAGAAGGAAGCGGTGCGCGAGCTGCACGACCATTCCGGGACGGCGTTCGACCACGATGTGGTCCGCGCGTTCGTGGATTCGCTGGGATAA
- a CDS encoding DUF1836 domain-containing protein, which yields MEFGEIREIIDGLGLTEEIPPHEIPELELYMDQVLEFLNARLDWLKREELDKGLTKMMINNYTKAQLLIPPKNRKYGKHHIMLLILICQLKSVLSIEDIKTLFSPILNDITTPDDDVIPLEKIYTIFLELQREQFSDFQEIFAEKAKYIENKLAEIETPHQKTAKMFLVVLMLVAQAGVSKRLAEKIIDAYFPKPGQITTTGSI from the coding sequence ATGGAATTCGGCGAAATCCGGGAAATCATCGACGGTCTCGGACTTACAGAAGAAATACCGCCGCACGAAATCCCCGAACTGGAACTATACATGGACCAGGTGCTGGAATTTCTCAACGCCAGATTGGACTGGCTCAAGAGAGAAGAACTAGACAAAGGCTTAACGAAAATGATGATAAACAACTATACCAAGGCTCAACTGCTGATACCGCCGAAAAACCGCAAATACGGAAAACACCACATAATGCTCCTGATTCTGATATGCCAGTTGAAAAGCGTCCTTTCAATCGAAGATATAAAAACGCTCTTCTCGCCGATACTTAACGACATCACCACCCCGGACGACGATGTAATCCCGCTGGAAAAAATCTATACGATCTTCTTGGAGCTGCAACGCGAGCAATTTAGCGACTTTCAGGAAATATTCGCCGAAAAGGCCAAATATATCGAAAACAAATTGGCGGAAATCGAAACTCCCCATCAGAAAACAGCCAAAATGTTTTTAGTTGTGCTGATGTTGGTCGCCCAGGCCGGCGTATCAAAACGGCTGGCGGAAAAAATAATCGACGCCTATTTTCCCAAACCCGGACAAATAACCACAACGGGGAGCATTTGA
- a CDS encoding ComF family protein: protein MLTDWWAALLDIIYPPRCPVCRRPVAVHGAWCPACLAPVLAGHELNLVGRRLAALASCRVVCDYAAGVKTLLHRLKFRGGARAAVPLAWLLAARPDGLRLGGIQAVVPVPLHPGRLAERGYNQTELIFRRWAEQQGWPWCEALIRTRPTAPQWELPPAERRRNVRGAFALARPEAVRGKTILLVDDIVTTGATINECAKVLRRGGAAKIHALALAGGDYGR, encoded by the coding sequence GTGCTGACCGACTGGTGGGCGGCTCTCCTCGACATAATCTACCCGCCCCGCTGCCCCGTCTGCCGGCGGCCGGTCGCCGTCCACGGCGCCTGGTGCCCCGCCTGCCTCGCCCCCGTCCTCGCCGGCCACGAACTCAACCTCGTCGGCCGCCGCCTCGCCGCCCTCGCCTCCTGCCGGGTGGTGTGCGACTACGCCGCCGGCGTCAAAACCCTCCTCCACCGGCTCAAATTCCGCGGCGGCGCCCGCGCCGCCGTCCCGCTTGCCTGGCTGCTCGCCGCCCGCCCTGACGGCCTCCGCCTCGGCGGCATCCAGGCCGTAGTCCCTGTGCCCCTGCACCCCGGCCGCCTTGCCGAACGGGGCTACAACCAGACCGAACTCATCTTCCGCCGCTGGGCGGAGCAGCAGGGCTGGCCGTGGTGCGAAGCCCTCATCCGCACCCGCCCCACCGCCCCCCAGTGGGAACTTCCGCCCGCCGAACGCCGCCGCAACGTCAGAGGCGCCTTTGCCCTCGCGCGCCCCGAAGCCGTCCGCGGCAAAACAATCCTCCTCGTCGACGACATCGTCACCACCGGCGCGACAATCAACGAATGCGCCAAGGTGCTGAGAAGGGGAGGGGCCGCTAAAATTCACGCCCTCGCCCTGGCGGGTGGAGATTACGGCCGCTGA
- the pseG gene encoding UDP-2,4-diacetamido-2,4,6-trideoxy-beta-L-altropyranose hydrolase yields the protein MTSKQAVFRADSSTALGSGHIMRCLTLADALAGRGYAVSFVCRDLPGNIIAAVTGRGYKAHTLPHRPVADGADEYERLLGAPRETDAAETAAILKAAGPVELLVVDHYALDERWEKKMNHLAGRLLAIDDLGNRRHDCDFLLDQNLAGDPPREYRALTPAACTLLLGTAYTLLRPEFAALRSGLGRRDGIVRRLLVFFGGGDEGNETGKALAAIALTCADLNVDVVLGASNPHGEDIERLCAGLPGATVHRQTTAMAALMAGADLAIGGCGTATWERCALGLPAICTSLAANQEPIAAAAADAGALLYLGKAAEVSAGDIAAALGRLLADPAAVRSMSAKAAKVVDGYGTERVVRALGFAKYKITIVTDAKYWMNDRIPALAAAFEARGHTVGWVHKVKDIPAGDWVFLLGCGEIAPPAVLAKNRHNIVVHASALPKGRGWSPLNWQIAAGVNSIPVTMFEAAPALDSGDIYAAETLEFAGCELMDEMKPALADATIRLCLRFADEYPDIVAGRTPQEGEPSFYRKRTPADSRLDADKPLAAQFNLLRAVDNEAYPAWFEHNGCKYIVKIYRDRE from the coding sequence GTGACCAGCAAGCAGGCGGTCTTCCGCGCCGATTCGTCGACCGCTCTCGGCAGCGGCCATATCATGCGGTGCCTGACGCTGGCCGACGCTCTCGCCGGGCGCGGCTACGCCGTGTCGTTCGTCTGCCGCGACCTGCCGGGCAACATTATCGCCGCCGTGACCGGCCGGGGCTATAAGGCGCATACCCTCCCCCACCGCCCGGTCGCCGACGGTGCGGACGAGTACGAACGGCTGCTGGGCGCACCGCGGGAGACGGACGCCGCCGAGACGGCCGCGATATTGAAGGCCGCCGGACCGGTCGAGCTGCTGGTGGTCGACCACTACGCGCTCGACGAGCGCTGGGAAAAGAAAATGAACCATCTGGCCGGCCGGCTGCTGGCGATCGACGATCTCGGCAACCGCCGCCACGACTGCGATTTCCTGCTCGACCAAAACCTGGCCGGCGATCCGCCGCGCGAATACCGGGCACTGACGCCCGCCGCGTGTACGCTGCTGCTCGGCACGGCCTACACGCTCCTCCGCCCCGAATTCGCCGCTCTCCGCAGCGGGCTGGGGCGGCGCGACGGCATTGTCCGCCGCCTGCTGGTGTTTTTCGGCGGCGGCGATGAGGGTAACGAGACCGGCAAGGCGCTGGCGGCGATCGCGCTGACATGCGCCGACTTGAATGTGGATGTGGTGCTGGGGGCAAGCAACCCGCACGGCGAGGATATCGAAAGACTGTGCGCCGGGCTGCCGGGGGCGACGGTCCACCGGCAGACGACGGCGATGGCCGCGCTTATGGCCGGGGCCGACCTGGCGATCGGCGGCTGCGGGACAGCCACCTGGGAGCGCTGCGCGCTGGGGCTGCCCGCCATCTGCACCTCCCTCGCCGCCAATCAGGAGCCGATCGCCGCCGCCGCGGCGGACGCGGGCGCGCTGCTTTATCTGGGGAAGGCTGCGGAGGTGAGCGCCGGCGATATCGCGGCCGCGCTCGGCAGGCTGCTCGCCGACCCGGCGGCGGTAAGGAGCATGTCCGCCAAGGCCGCCAAGGTGGTCGACGGCTATGGCACGGAAAGGGTGGTAAGGGCTTTGGGCTTTGCCAAGTATAAAATTACAATCGTTACAGATGCCAAATACTGGATGAACGACCGCATCCCGGCGCTGGCCGCCGCTTTCGAGGCGCGGGGCCACACTGTCGGCTGGGTGCACAAGGTGAAGGATATCCCCGCCGGCGACTGGGTCTTCCTGCTCGGCTGCGGGGAGATCGCCCCGCCGGCCGTCCTGGCGAAAAACCGCCACAATATCGTCGTCCACGCCAGCGCCCTGCCGAAGGGGCGGGGCTGGTCGCCGCTCAACTGGCAGATCGCGGCCGGGGTCAACAGCATCCCGGTGACGATGTTCGAGGCGGCGCCCGCACTGGACAGCGGCGACATCTATGCCGCCGAGACGCTCGAATTCGCGGGCTGCGAGCTTATGGACGAAATGAAGCCCGCCCTGGCGGACGCGACAATCAGGCTGTGCCTGCGGTTCGCCGACGAGTATCCCGATATCGTCGCCGGACGTACTCCCCAGGAGGGCGAACCCAGCTTCTACCGGAAGCGGACGCCGGCCGACAGCAGGCTGGACGCGGATAAGCCGCTGGCCGCGCAGTTCAATCTGCTGCGGGCGGTCGACAACGAGGCCTATCCGGCCTGGTTCGAGCATAACGGCTGCAAATACATCGTGAAGATATACCGCGACAGGGAGTGA
- the pseB gene encoding UDP-N-acetylglucosamine 4,6-dehydratase (inverting), whose translation MFNGKSILITGGTGSFGRHCVRSILANYFPKRLIVFSRDELKQFEMQQEYNAKPMRYFIGDVRDVERLKQAMSGVDFVIHAAALKQVPAAEYNPMECIKTNINGAENVIKAAIDSGVGKVVALSTDKAATPINLYGATKLVSDKLFVAANNIAGGNNTRFAVVRYGNVIGSRGSVIPFFKALMSRGEKSLPITDPRMTRFWITLDQGVAFVLKAFARMQGGEIFVPKIPSMLITDLAEGIAPGMPTQIVGIRPGEKLHETMCPADDSHLTVEFADHYVIKPTITFAEAVDYSANAIGEQGAPVEPGFEYNSGTNPTFLTVDELRGLLK comes from the coding sequence ATGTTTAATGGCAAATCGATTCTAATCACCGGCGGTACGGGCTCTTTCGGCCGACATTGCGTCAGGTCGATCCTGGCGAATTATTTCCCCAAGCGCCTGATTGTTTTTTCGCGCGACGAACTGAAGCAGTTCGAGATGCAGCAGGAGTATAACGCCAAGCCGATGCGCTACTTCATCGGCGACGTCCGCGACGTGGAGCGCCTCAAGCAGGCGATGAGCGGCGTCGATTTCGTCATCCACGCCGCGGCGCTGAAGCAGGTGCCGGCGGCCGAGTATAACCCGATGGAGTGCATCAAGACTAATATCAACGGGGCGGAGAATGTCATCAAGGCCGCCATCGACAGCGGGGTCGGGAAGGTTGTGGCGCTGTCGACCGACAAGGCGGCGACGCCCATCAATCTGTACGGGGCGACCAAGCTGGTGTCTGACAAGCTTTTTGTGGCCGCCAACAATATCGCCGGCGGGAACAACACCCGCTTTGCGGTCGTCCGCTACGGCAATGTCATCGGGTCGCGCGGCTCGGTGATCCCGTTTTTCAAGGCGCTGATGAGCCGCGGCGAGAAATCGCTGCCGATAACCGACCCGCGCATGACGCGGTTCTGGATCACCCTCGACCAGGGGGTGGCGTTCGTGCTGAAGGCTTTTGCCCGCATGCAGGGCGGGGAGATTTTCGTGCCCAAGATTCCGTCGATGCTGATCACCGATCTGGCGGAGGGGATCGCTCCGGGGATGCCCACGCAGATCGTCGGCATCCGTCCCGGCGAGAAGCTGCACGAGACGATGTGCCCGGCCGACGACTCGCACCTGACGGTGGAGTTCGCCGACCACTATGTGATCAAGCCGACGATTACCTTCGCGGAGGCGGTGGACTATTCGGCCAATGCCATCGGCGAACAGGGCGCCCCGGTCGAGCCGGGGTTCGAGTATAATTCCGGCACAAACCCCACATTCCTGACTGTCGACGAACTGAGGGGGCTGCTGAAATAA
- a CDS encoding ATP-dependent RecD-like DNA helicase yields the protein MQALTGTVDSIVYRSDGDDFTVFRLVPARENAPVSVVGNFPVPLVGEELELTGDWVEHNRFGRQFKAVSCRRMAPSTVKGIERFLASGAIKGIGPATAARMVARFGDRTLEMLENYPHRLTEIEGIGAKKAAVIRTSFAEHSDLREIMLFLETHGVTGAYAGRIYKHYGGAALDVLKDNPYQLAAEVDGIGFRTADHIAVALGRDMNDPARLTAGIEYALLQTAQTGHCCLPEDTLVQESAKLLGAPALDIAVCLAGLVRDNLLHTEDFQGATLIYPGLLYHAETQVAARLRKLRERAVPARSGDAEQAVAAWEESEGVTLAAAQREAVAASLRHGVLVLTGGPGTGKTVTVKGILAVLAEQGFKILLGAPTGRAAKRLSEACGREAATIHRLLEATGGREGAPLFMRDERNPLDADVVIIDEASMIDITLMYYLLRAVPEGCRFVLVGDVDQLPAVGPGNVLKDIIRSGTVPVVRLSEVFRQAGESVIVVNAHRINRGLFPDVRSSTDFQFREVADEAAVAAAIVKLCGEELPAAGLDPLADIQVLSPMHRQPCGVENLNRLLQAALNPPSPARPPVGAGALRQGDKVMQTRNNYGKGVFNGDIGYIIGADSGIAVVRYPDGDVLYEKAEIDELVLAYAMSVHKSQGSEYPAVVMPLVAGHYVMLQRNLLYTAVTRAKQRVILLGAKAALNTALANDRTRRRYSLLAERLRGEDLC from the coding sequence ATGCAGGCGCTAACAGGCACAGTCGACAGCATAGTATATCGCAGCGACGGCGACGACTTCACCGTCTTCCGGCTCGTGCCGGCGCGGGAAAACGCCCCCGTCAGCGTCGTCGGCAACTTTCCCGTGCCCCTCGTCGGTGAAGAGCTTGAGCTCACCGGCGACTGGGTCGAGCACAACCGTTTCGGGAGGCAGTTTAAAGCCGTCTCCTGCCGCCGCATGGCGCCCTCCACCGTCAAAGGCATCGAACGCTTCCTCGCCTCCGGCGCCATCAAAGGCATCGGCCCGGCCACCGCCGCCCGCATGGTCGCCCGCTTCGGCGACCGCACCCTGGAAATGCTTGAGAACTACCCCCACCGCCTCACCGAAATCGAAGGCATCGGCGCCAAAAAAGCCGCCGTCATCCGCACCTCCTTCGCCGAGCACTCCGACCTCCGCGAAATCATGCTCTTCCTCGAAACCCACGGCGTCACCGGGGCGTACGCCGGCAGAATATACAAGCACTACGGCGGGGCCGCCCTCGACGTCCTCAAGGATAACCCCTACCAACTCGCCGCCGAAGTAGACGGCATCGGCTTCCGCACCGCCGACCACATCGCCGTCGCCCTCGGCCGCGACATGAACGACCCCGCCCGGCTGACCGCCGGCATCGAATACGCCCTCCTCCAGACCGCCCAGACCGGCCACTGCTGCCTGCCGGAAGACACCCTCGTCCAGGAAAGCGCCAAACTCCTCGGCGCGCCCGCCCTCGACATCGCCGTCTGCCTCGCCGGCCTCGTGCGCGACAACCTGCTCCACACCGAAGACTTCCAGGGCGCCACCCTCATCTACCCCGGCCTCCTCTACCACGCCGAAACCCAGGTCGCCGCCCGCCTCAGGAAACTCCGGGAACGAGCCGTCCCCGCCAGGAGCGGCGACGCCGAACAGGCGGTGGCAGCCTGGGAAGAAAGCGAAGGGGTCACCCTCGCCGCCGCTCAGCGCGAAGCGGTCGCCGCCTCCCTCCGCCACGGCGTCCTCGTCCTCACCGGCGGGCCAGGCACCGGCAAAACCGTCACCGTCAAAGGCATCCTCGCCGTCCTCGCCGAGCAGGGCTTCAAAATCCTCCTCGGCGCGCCCACCGGCCGGGCCGCCAAACGCCTCAGCGAAGCCTGCGGCCGCGAAGCCGCCACCATCCACCGCCTCCTCGAAGCCACCGGCGGCCGCGAAGGCGCGCCCTTATTCATGCGCGACGAGCGCAACCCCCTCGACGCCGACGTCGTAATAATCGACGAAGCCTCCATGATCGACATCACCCTCATGTACTACCTCCTCAGAGCCGTACCCGAAGGCTGTCGCTTCGTCCTCGTCGGCGACGTCGACCAACTGCCCGCCGTCGGCCCCGGCAACGTCCTCAAAGACATCATCCGCTCAGGCACCGTCCCCGTCGTGCGCCTCAGCGAAGTCTTCCGCCAGGCCGGCGAAAGCGTCATCGTCGTCAACGCCCACCGCATCAACCGCGGCCTCTTCCCCGACGTCCGCTCCAGCACCGACTTCCAGTTCCGCGAAGTCGCCGACGAAGCGGCCGTCGCCGCCGCCATCGTAAAACTGTGCGGTGAAGAACTGCCGGCCGCCGGTCTCGATCCCCTTGCCGACATCCAGGTCCTGTCGCCCATGCACCGCCAGCCGTGCGGCGTCGAAAACCTCAACCGCCTCCTCCAGGCCGCCCTCAACCCCCCGTCGCCCGCCCGGCCCCCGGTCGGCGCCGGCGCCCTCCGCCAGGGCGACAAAGTCATGCAGACCCGCAACAACTACGGCAAAGGCGTCTTCAACGGCGACATCGGCTACATAATCGGCGCCGACAGCGGCATCGCCGTCGTCCGCTACCCCGACGGCGACGTCCTCTACGAAAAAGCCGAAATCGACGAACTCGTCCTCGCCTACGCCATGAGCGTCCACAAAAGCCAGGGCAGCGAATACCCCGCCGTCGTCATGCCGCTCGTCGCCGGCCACTACGTCATGCTTCAGCGCAACCTCCTCTACACCGCCGTCACCCGCGCCAAGCAGCGCGTCATCCTCCTCGGCGCCAAAGCCGCCCTCAACACCGCCCTCGCCAACGACCGCACCCGGCGGCGCTACTCGCTGCTCGCCGAGCGCCTCAGGGGTGAGGACCTGTGCTGA